The segment GCGCAGGTCGCCGTTTTCATCGCCGATCTGCTGACCGCCCGCGATCGTTCGATGGCACTGTTGATGCTGCTGGGCGGACTGCGCGCGTCAGAGGTACGACTGCTGCCGCTGGCCAACGTTGATTTTGGTCTGCGCAGGGTCAGGGTTAAGGGCAAGGGAGGAAAGGAACGTGTCGTGCCGGTCGACCCGTCATTCTTCACCGAACTGGCCTCCTACCTGCGCACCGAGCGCCCGGCCGGCTGCACTGCCCGGGAATGCTTCGTGGTGTTGCGCGGACCGACCACCGGCCGTGCCCTGACTGAAGCCGGTCTACGGCGGATCTTCCGCACCCACCGGCTGCGGCCAGGCACCCCGCTGGTGCGTCCGCATCGGCTGCGCCATACCTATGGAACGGAACTCGCCGCTGCCGGAATCGACCTGCTGGTGCTGCGCGACCTCATGGGCCACGCCAGCCCGGAGACGACCGCCGGCTATGTCCATCTGTCGGCAACAACGCTGGCCGAGGAGTACGCGGCTGCCAGATCACGATTGGAGTCATGATGTCTACTGTCACGAAACCCCTCCTCCGGCCGGCGCCCGGTGATACAGATCTGTGCGAGGACTACTTCGGGTTCGTCGCGGAACTTTCCTGCGGTCCGCAGGCAAAATACCTGCGCCGCCGGCATGCGGCCGCCTTTCTGAACAATTACCCGAATCCCATGGAGTGGATGCGTCGTCCCGTCGCCGAACGCCTGCTACAGATCAAACGCCTCGACGCCTGGCCCTTCCTGTCCTGGTGCTTTGC is part of the Arthrobacter ramosus genome and harbors:
- a CDS encoding tyrosine-type recombinase/integrase — translated: MGLQVATSEDGHILTGAADATGELVNGFLAHLTTRNFSPATRRAYAFDLLNFLRFLMERRLGLADVAPTDLFDYLDWQQQPQKNSGGTVVRLTSRTGAAPATMNRRIAAVRSLYDYAVIAGAVNENPVPAARRSSGFRAMRRGLLGHLGKGRERGGGQLVREAKRLPFALDPAQVAVFIADLLTARDRSMALLMLLGGLRASEVRLLPLANVDFGLRRVRVKGKGGKERVVPVDPSFFTELASYLRTERPAGCTARECFVVLRGPTTGRALTEAGLRRIFRTHRLRPGTPLVRPHRLRHTYGTELAAAGIDLLVLRDLMGHASPETTAGYVHLSATTLAEEYAAARSRLES